From the Maridesulfovibrio zosterae DSM 11974 genome, the window TATACTGCCACTGGCTTTCCTCGGCCTTACCGGAGTTTTTATGTATAATATTCTTTTTTTCAGCGGACTTAAAACTGTGCACGCAGGGCGTGCTGCGCTTATTATCGCAGGAACACCAACCTTTATAGCTTTAGGCTCGGCACTTTTCTTCAAAGAGAAATTTACTCTGGCTAAGATATCAGGTTTCATACTCGCTTTAATAGGCGTGGCAACAATTATAGGAGATGGTAACCCTGTCTTCATAATAACACATGGAGCCAGTTACGGTGATCTATGTATCATCGGCTGCGTGCTGAGCTGGGCAGCTTATTCACTTGCCGGAAAACCTGTGATGAAACGAATCAGCCCTATTGATTCCGTTTTCTGGTCCTGCCTCTTCGGGACTATCATGTTACTTGGCCCAGCATTATATCATGGATTGGTTTCTGAAGTAATCAACGCATCATTTACTGACTACAGCTGTATTTTATATCTGGCATTCCTCGGCACCGGACTCGGGTTCAGCTGGTATTTTGAAGCAATTAAAGAAATTGGACCATCCAAAACAGGTATTTTTATCAACCTTGTTCCGGTAACAGCAATTATTCTTGGAGCAATTATTCTTGATGAAAAGGTGGGCCTCCCTCTTCTTATCGGAGGAATATTAACTATATCGGGCGTTTGGATAACCAATAAACGTTAAAATATATCCACTTGTGCTACAGCTGAAAAAAGTGGATGATGCGCCGAAATTAAAGCCAATCAATAGCCACCAATAAAGTAGACACATTATGTACGACTCAGAAGAATTATATGAAGAAGATGACAATCTGGTCCCGAGCAGGTCACAGAAAAAAAGAGAGATGATCGCTTTGCAGGGATTAGCTGAAAAGCTTATGAAGCTTAGCCCTGAACTGGTTAAAAAATGCGGTTTGCCGGATTATTTCATAGATGAAGTAATTGATGCTATGTCAATTACAGCCCATGAAGCGAAAAGACGCAAGGTCCAATACGTAGGAAAACTCATACGTAATATAGACACACAGCCTCTTAAAGTATTCCTTGAGGATATTGAAACAGGTAACCGTGCAGACAATGAAAAATTCCATAGAATTGAAAGATGGCGTGACGGTCTTGTTGAGGGTGACATGTCCATACTCGAAACGATTATGGAAGAATTTCCTGATGCCGACCGTCAGAGAATTGCTCAGCTCTCCAGAAATGCAAAAAATGAAAAGAAAAATGCTAAGCCACCAAAATCAGCAAAAGCACTTTTTAAAGCTCTGCGAGCATTAACTGAGCAGAAGTAACTTGACTCTTAAGAATACATTCTTACATTATAGAAGTTGTGAAATAATTCACAGCATATAAATCAAGCAAAGATCAAGGAGAGATACCGTGACTTATATTTACAGCGGAGTTGAACTGGAAGAAAGGAACTGCCCTCATTGCAATGAACCTCTTTCTCCGTGGATTGCCCCTCCTGAATCAGGTTGGGGAGTCATTGTTGTCTGCAATAACAACAAATGCCCGCATTATGTCGGCTCCGACGAATTGATTGTTAATAAACGTGACGACTCCAACCTGGGATGCCGTTACGCTGAAAACCCTGACAATAAGTATACACCATTCAACCTGCTTGCATGGTGCAAATAAATTAGCTCAAATTCTGTAAGTAAAAAGCCCGGAAGACATATGCCTTCCGGGCTTTTTACTATTTAACGTATTTTTTTTCGCCATCCGAAATAAGTCGGCCATTGACAAAGCAAAACACAATATTTATCTCCTGTATTACGAGATAGTCTGCACTGAATTCTATAATCATAGACAAACTAAAGCCATTGCAGCGACGACCAATTTGTCCAGTAGAAAATAGCAACCTGCCAAGTACAGAATTCACTATAACATATTCAGTTATCATTATTTAACCCTGTATCGTCGTTCCTGAATCCTGAAATCCGATACAACGCGAGTCCAGTTATGTCCTTTGTGCAATCCAAATATATTGCTGTTGTTGCTCTGCTCACTGCTGTCATGTTCTGGGCAAGCTCATTTATCGCTTTGAAAATCGCCATGGCTGTATATGATCCTACTTTTGTGATTTTCGGAAGGATGATTCTGGCTTCACTCTGCTTTCTTTTCTACATACCGAAATTCCGCAAGCAAAAGATACGTAAAGGCGATTTGAAGTGGCTTCTCTTCATGGGGTTTTGCGAGCCATGTATGTATTTTATTTTCGAAAGTAATGCTCTTGTTCATACCTCAGCCTCACAAGCCGGAATGATCTGCGCAACCCTGCCATTACTCATGGCTGTTTCCGCCCATTTCATTCTCAAGGAAGAATTATCCAGAAGAACTATCTTCGGTTTCATACTGGCCGTCATTGGTGGAATATGGCTTTCCGTGTCTTCGAGCTCAACTGAGTCAGCACCAAATCCAGCTTACGGCAACTTTCTCGAGTTTTTGGCCATGTGCTGTACCGTTGGCTACATGACTACCTTAAAAAGGCTGACCGCATCTTACTCAACACTTTTTCTTACATCATTTCAGGCTTTCATGGGAGCCATATTCTATCTGCCTATGATCGCCCTGCCGTCTACAGCACTGCCTACTGTTTTTGACCCACTGGCTGTTGGTAGCATTTTCTACCTTGGTATTTTCATTACTATCGGCGCATACGGACTCTATAATTTCGGCATGAGTAAACTACCGGCCAGCCAGACCAGCGCCTATGTTAACCTGATACCTGTGTTCACTCTCTTCTTTGGATGGACAATTCTTGGTGAAACATTCACGCCTCTGCAACTGTGCGCAGCTGCACTTGTCATGTGCGGCGTAATGATAAGTCAGAAGAAATAATGAAAATGGTTAAACGCAAAAATTATTTTCTGCATTTAACCATTTTAATCTTAGGGCAAAGAAATAGTTATAAAATACTTTCCCCTGAAACTGTCTACAAAAAATCCTCTACTCGGTTATAAAAATATCCAATTCAGGCAAATCAATACCGTCCAACAGTGCAGCCTCATGAAGCAGTCTGGAGACAGCCTGCTCACCTTCATCCCCCACATTCATACTGTAATCGGTAACAAAAGTATCAATATGTTCTTTGATAACATCATCATCCATTTCCTGTGCATTTTCTTTGATATAAGACCATGCTGTTTCTGTATCAACGTATGAAAGCGTAATACTTTTGCGAATAGCTGCATTTATCAGTGCTGCGGTCTCAGAACCCAGGGATCGCTTGATGGCGATAGCGCCCAGCGGTATAGGCAGGCCGGAAAAATCCTCCCACCACTTGCCCAGGTCAACGATCTTAGAAAGACCAAGACCCTGATAAGTAAAACGGCCCTCGTGGATAACAACGCCAGCCTGCACCGTATTGTCTGCAATTGCCGGCATTATCTGGTCAAAAACCATTTCTACAACTTCAACTTCAATTTCAGCCTCACGGCACATAAGACTGAATAATAAATTTGCAGTTGTATTGCGTCCGGGTATGGCTACACGCTTGCCATCAAGGTCCTTGATAGTGCAAGGTGCGCTGGTAAGCAGGAGCGGCCCAACTCCTCTACCCATAGCACCGCCTGCACGCAGCAGAACATAATCGTTCATGATATGGGCTGCGGCGTGAACTGAAACTTTGCAGATATCCATATGCCCTGCCCGAGCATGAGAATTAAGCTCCTCCACATCGGCCAGGGTTATATCAAGTTTGAACGGATCTACTGCAACAGCTCCACTCGCAAGGGCATGGAAAATAAATGTATCGTTGGGACAGGGTGAATAACCCATTTTTAGAATTTTGCTCATGAAATGAGTTTTATATTTTTAAGAGCCGAAAATCCAGTATTGACATGGCTGGAAGCGAATTTTATTTACGGCTGAACAAAGGTGAATATACATGATTTCAAAAAATTATTTCCAAAATGCCGGACTTGGTTCCATTCTGGACAAAGTCCTTGCCGGAGAAAGAATCTCCATCGAAGACGGTCATGCTCTATTTGAATGTGCGGACCTCACAGCGCTAGGTGCGCTGGCTTCAATTGTAAGAAGAAAGATGCATGGTGATAAAACATTTTATGTTCTCAATCGCCACATCAACTATACAAATATCTGTGTTAATGGGTGCCTGTTTTGTGCATACGCCCGCAAACGCGGCGAAGAAGGATCTTTCCAGCTGTCCAAAGAAGATATTCTGGAAAAACTGCACAATGCACCTGTTTCCCCTCGCGAAATCCATGTTGTTGGCGGCTGTCATCCTGATATTCCTCTTTCTTTTTTTGAAGATACATTTGCTACAATTAAAAAAGAATTTCCTTTGGGAGTTATCAAAAGTTTTACCGCTGTAGAAATCGTCCACTTTGCCAAACTTGAAGGTATTCCTACAATCAAGGTGCTTGAGCGACTGCGTAAGGCCGGAAGCGAAATGCTCACCGGTGGCGGTGCAGAAATATTTGCTCCTGAAACACGCAACAAAATCTGCCCTAAAAAGATTGATGCTGAAACATGGCTTAGAGTTCATGGAGAGGCACATAGCCTGGGCTATACAACAAACTGCACCATGCTTTTCGGTCACTATGAGTCCATTGCCGACCGCCTTGATCATCTTGACAGATTACGTAAGCAACAGGACGAAACAGGTGGATTCAACTGTTTCATCTCCCTGCCATTTCAAACCGAGAACAGTAAGCTCAAAATCGAAAATCCGCTTACCGGAATAGATGAACTGAAAACCATAGCCATCAGTAGACTCATGCTGGATAATATTCCGCACATAAAAGCTTACTGGGTAATGCTCGGTGTTAAACAGGCTCAAGCGGCACTTCATTTCGGTGCAGATGATTTTGACGGAACTGTTGTTGAAGAGAAAATCGGACACATGGCCGGAGCATCATCAGATCAATCCCTCGCTCGCGTTGAACTAGAAGAAATGATCAGAGGATGTGGTTTCACACCTGTTGAAAGAGACGCAGCGTTTAACGAAATTTAGATGAATACTTCGAAGAGATATGGAAAATTTTCGAAGTTCAAAGAAGAATAAGGTACTCCATGACAAATCTTACACAAAGTCCTGCTAACGTTCATGACATTGCTGCGAAGATTCAGGCAGGCAATCGCATTGATTATGATGATGCGCTGACTCTGCTTGAAAAAGCTGACTTGTTTGATCTAGGCAGTCTTGCCCATGCTATCCGGATGGAAAAACATCCCGACCTCAATGTTACTTATGTCGTTGACCGCAATATCAACTACTCAAATATCTGCGAATGTGGCTGCCGTTTTTGCGCATTTTACAAAGCTCCGGGAATGGATGGAGGGTTTGTCATCAGCCGTGAAGAACTGGGGCAGAAAATTCAGGAAACATTAGATCTGGGAGGAACCCAGATTCTGATGCAGGGTGGACACAATCCAGACCTTCCGCTCACTTTTTATGAAGAAATGCTTGCGTTCATAAAGTATAACTATCCAGTACATATTCATGCATTTTCACCGCCAGAGATTTTTTATTTCAGTGAACTGGAAGGAATCTCAATTAAAGAAGTGCTCAAACGTTTAATCAAAGCCGGACTGGCTTCAATTCCCGGTGGCGGAGCTGAAATCCTTGTAGATGAAGTACGCAGCAAAATTGCACCCAAGAAGTGTTCAGTTGCTAAATGGCTCGAAGTGATGGAGACAGCACATAATCTCGGGTTACGCACGACAGCGACAATGATGTTCGGTCATGAAGAGACTCCAGAAGATCGTATTAAACATTTATTTGCCTTACGCGAAGTGCAGGATCGCACCGGCGGTTTCACGGCGTTTATCCCCTGGACATTCCAGCCTGATAATACAAATATCCCTGATGCACGCAAAATGACTAGTGTAGAGTACCTGCGCATGCTGGCTGTCTCACGAATTGTTCTGGATAACTTCGATAATCTGCAAGTTTCATGGGTCACGATGGGACCAAAGATTTCACAGCTGGCACTTTTTTATGGTGGTAATGACTTCGGATCTACCATGATAGAAGAAAATGTTGTTAAAGCTGCTGGAGTTAAATTTCGACTTTCTGAAAAAGAAATAAATAACCTGATAAGCAAAGCTGGATTCAATCCTAAACAACGATTGATGGATTACACTCTGGTGGAGAATTATAATGGATAGGGTTAAAGTCGGACGTATTTCTTATCTTAATGTACTACCTATTTATTATCCTCTGGAGTCCGGTCTTATAAAAAATGAATTCGATTTTCTTTACGGACCTCCTGCACAACTGAATAAAATGATGGCTGAAGGGTTGATGCACATCTCATCAACCTCATCTATTGAATATCTACGCCATGCAGAACAGTATAAACTGCTCCCAGATCTGGCAATAGGCAGTCGTGGCCCTGTACAATCAGTGTTACTGCTCAGTCGTAAACCTGTTGAAGAATTAAAAGGAAGCAAAATTCTTGTAAGTGCACAGACTCATTCTTCCGCAGCACTACTCAAGATATTACTTACCGAATATATTCCGGTACATCCAGAATATGAGACAGGCAAAGCTACTGAAACACTTGAGTCTGGAGAACGACCGGAAGCAATTTTGTGCATTGGCGATGAAGCGTTAAACCTGCGTAAGCACAAAGATTACCCCTACAAGTTTGATCTGGGTGAAGAATGGATTAAATGGACAGGTCTGCCCTGTATTTTCGGGGTATGGGTGGTACGTAAGGATGTATGCGAGCAGGAAAACGTAAAGAAAGCGATAAATTCCATCATAAAAGGCAAAAAGTGGGGACAGGCAAATATTGACCGTATGTCTGAACTGACTGCTGAAAAATCAATTCTTACTCCTGAAGAAACAAGTTCATACTATGACGGTCTTGTTTTTGATTTAGGAAAACAGGAAATTGCAGGACTGAAAACTTTTGCTAAATATTTGTATAAAACTAGGCAGATTACTAAAATTCCAGAACTTGAATTTGCTGATATTTAACAGACTGATATTTATTTTCTAAGAAAACAAAAGGCCGGAAATGCATAACATTTCCGGCCTTAATTTTGGCTTATATTGTAAAAGAACTTCGCTTAATGTGGTCGATAAAATATCGGACAGCAGGAAAGAATTCACGCCCTTCAAGATAGGCAAGATAAAAGCTGCGCTCAAGATTAAGAGGTAGTCCTTTAATGTGTACCAGCTCACCTGAATCAATTAGAGGTTGAGCTGCAAGACGTGAAGTTACACTAACCCCAAGTCCGGCCCGAACACACTGAACAACGGCCTGAGTAGACTCAACCCAGACAGTAACATTGAGATCACGTACACTTGTTCCAAGTTCTGAAAGTCCTCTTTCCAGAGCCTTGCGAGTACCGGACCCGCCTTCTCGCATTACCCATGGTAATTCTGCAAGGTGCTGAATATCATCTATTTTATCATAATTTTTAACGAGGACAGGAGGAGCAACAATAACAAGCTCATCACGCATAATCGGATAAAACTCAAGGTTGGGAACATCAAGTGTAGCACCGACAATACCAACAATAAGTTCGCCCCGTCTTATTTTCTGCAAAATTTCATTTGTATCACCTACTGAGAGATGAACGCTTACATCTGGGTACTTTTTACAGTAGCTATAAAGGATATCGGGTAAAAGATAATGAGAAGGAATAGTACTACCACCGATATCAAGATCACCCACCACCTTATCACGCAGAATATTAATTTCAGACTGGGCTTTACCAATCAGATCATAAATATCTCTGGCGTTACGATAAAGAACCTCTCCTGCTTGTGTGGCCATAATTGAACGGCCCATTCGGTCGAAAAGCTGAACACCGAGCTCTTCTTCGAGAGTAGAAATATGTGCACTAATAGTGGGCTGCGAAAGAAAAAGATCTTTTCCTGCTTTAGAAAAACTCTTAAGTTCATAGACCTTACAAAAAGCTTCAAGTCGACGTAAGTCCATTTGATTACTCATATCGAAAATATCTATAGATTAGTATAAAAAAAGGGACGGAAACAAGTTCCGCCCCTTTTTAATGCGCATTAGGTTGTGCCTATGCTTCAGCTTCCTCAGCGGGAGCTTCAGTAGCAACGGGAGCTTCTTTAACAGGAGCTTCCTCAGCACGTTTAGTAAGCTCGATGATGCACATGGGAGCGCAATCGCCTTTACGGGGCTCAGCAAGCTTGATGATGCGAGTGTAACCACCACCACCGCCATTGTAGCGGGGTCCGATTTCATCGAAGAGCTTTTGTACAAGACCGTGATTCTCAAGTGTCTTGAATGCAAGACGACGAGAATGAAGGTCATTGCGAAGGGCAAGTGTGATCAGCTTTTCGCAAGAGCTTCTCAATTCTTTTGCCTTGGGCTCAGTGGTACGGATATGTTCATAAGTCAACAGAGAGCGGACCATGTTCTTAAGCATAGCTTTCCTATGGGAACCTGATCTGTTGAACTTTCTTCCGGACTTTTTATGCCTCATTTTTCTCTTTCCTCTTCAGCCATTCCTGATGCTTTTTATCGAAATCCTCGAGGCCCATTCCAAACTTGAGCTCCATGCTGTCCAGAACTCTACGGATTTCGTCAAGAGACTTACGTCCGAAGTTTTTGGTTTTAAGCATAGCCTGCTCTGTGCGCTGTACAAGTTCACCAACAATGCGAATGTTAGCAGCCTTGAGGCAGTTAGTAGCACGAACAGAAAGTTCGAGTTCGTCAATAGACTTGAACAGATTCGGGTTCAGGTCGAGGTCACTTTCTTTGGACTCTTCCTGCTCAGATCCAAGTTCATCAAAATTGATGAAAACGGAGAGCTGTTCCTTAAGGATTTTAGCACTGTAAGCAACAGCATCCTCAGGAGTAACGGAACCGTCTGTGTAGACTTCCAAAACAAGCTTATCATAGTTGGTCATCTGTCCGACACGAGCCTGTTCCACGCTGTAAGCAACCTTACGGATAGGAGAAAAGCTAGAATCAAGAATAATATGACCAATTTCATTGATAAGACCTTCATGCATATCAGCAGGAACATAGCCCTTGCCCATACGCACTTCAAAAGTCATTTCAAATTCCATTTTTTCGGATAGAGTCGCAATAATCTGCTCAGGATTGAGGACTTTGACGTTCTGGTTTTCCTGAATATCAGCTGCGGTGACGGCGCCCTGTTTGTTAACCGATAAGGTAACGAACTGAGGTTCATCAGTAGTCATTGCGAATCTGATCTGCTTGATGTTCAGAACGATCTCAGTCACATCTTCCATCACACCTTCAATGGTGGTGAATTCGTGCTGAACTCCTTCTATCTTTACAGCAACCGCGGCTGCACCCTGCATTGAGGATAACAGTACTCTTCTAAGAGAGTTACCGATGGTTGTTCCAAATCCGCGCTCAAGGGGTTCACAAAAGAACTTACCATAAAGCTCGTTAGACTTGGGGTCACGCACAAGCTGCTCCGGCTTAACCAGCTCGGCCCAGTTGCGGGTGTTGATGAGTTTGTCACCGTCTTGAATAAGCATGCACTAATCCTTCTTATTTGGAGTACAGCTCGACAATCAGCTGTTCGTTGATAGGGAACTGTATATCTTCCCTAGTCGGCATCGCTTTAACTTCACCTTTGAAAGCAGCACCATCGGACTGAAGCCACTCAGGGCAGCCACGACGTGCAATCACTTCCTGTGCTTCCATGATTACGGGGATCTTACGAGCTTCTTCACGAACCTCTATCACATCACCGGGTTTAACCTGCATGGAAGGAATGTTAACACGAATTCCGTTTTTCTTGAAGATACCGTGTCTCACGAGCTGGCGAGCCTGATCGCGGGAATTAGCGAATCCAAGACGGTAAATAGTGTTATCAAGACGGGTTTCAAGAAGCATGAGCAAGTTCGCACCGGTAACACCTTTCATGCCGTCTGCGCGCTTAAAGTAGCTGCGGAACTGGCCTTCAAGGACACCGTACATGCGGCGCACTTTCTGCTTCTCACGAAGCTGAATTGCATAGTCACTCATTTTCTTTCTCATGCGACCGGCAATACCTGGTGCATAAGGACGACGTTCATAAGAACACTTATCAGTAAAACAGCGGTCGCCTTTGATGAAAAGTTTTTCACCTTCACGGCGGCACAGTCTGCACTTTGCTTTAGTATATCTAGCCAAGGTTTTCCTCCTGCGAATTAGACCCTGCGGCGTTTCGGCGGACGACAGCCGTTATGCGGGATGGGCGTGATATCGCGAATGAAGTTAACCTTCATACCGACGTTACCGATAGCGCGCATAGCAGCTTCACGACCGGAGCCGGGGCCTTTAACAAAGATACCAACGGTACGCATACCCTGGTCCTGAGCTTTTCTTGCAGCGGTTTCAGCAGCAACCTGTGCAGCAAAGGGAGTAGATTTTCTAGATCCCTTAAAACCAGATGCACCGGAAGTAGCCCAGCTGATTACGTTACCATTCAGGTCAGTGAAGGTAATTATTGTATTATTGAATGTTGCTTTAACGTGGGCAATGCCCACGGGAACATTCTTTTTCTCTTTTTTCTTGCCGGAACGGCGAGGTCTAGCCATACCATTCTCTCCAGATGAATAGAATTTATATCAGCAGCAAGAAGACCTATTACATGGTCTTATAAAACTGCGGATTGAATTATTTCTTCTTCCTGCTCATTACAGAGCGACGTGGACCTTTGCGAGTTCTTGCGTTGGTCTTGGAGCTCTGTCCACGAACGGGAAGACCGCGACGATGGCGGAGTCCACGGTAACTTCCGATGTCCATCAGACGCTTAATATCAGCAATCTGATCGCGACGAAGGTCACCTTCAACTTTATAGTTGTCTTCAAGCTCTTTACGGATGGTGTTAACCTGGTCGCCACTGAGGTCATCAGTTTTGATTGTCCAGTCTATACCTACAGTATCAAGAACCTTGAGAGCAGTAGTACGACCTACACCAAAGATGTAAGTCAATGCAATATCCAAACGCTTATTTTTCGGAAGGTCTACTCCAGCGATACGAGCCACAGTTATACCTC encodes:
- a CDS encoding DMT family transporter, whose translation is MSSRALLYFKLMGSVIFWGGTWIAGRIVAGDLTPYSAAFLRFFFATIFMYFMALKISGKKPQCSRQDILPLAFLGLTGVFMYNILFFSGLKTVHAGRAALIIAGTPTFIALGSALFFKEKFTLAKISGFILALIGVATIIGDGNPVFIITHGASYGDLCIIGCVLSWAAYSLAGKPVMKRISPIDSVFWSCLFGTIMLLGPALYHGLVSEVINASFTDYSCILYLAFLGTGLGFSWYFEAIKEIGPSKTGIFINLVPVTAIILGAIILDEKVGLPLLIGGILTISGVWITNKR
- the yjgA gene encoding ribosome biogenesis factor YjgA codes for the protein MYDSEELYEEDDNLVPSRSQKKREMIALQGLAEKLMKLSPELVKKCGLPDYFIDEVIDAMSITAHEAKRRKVQYVGKLIRNIDTQPLKVFLEDIETGNRADNEKFHRIERWRDGLVEGDMSILETIMEEFPDADRQRIAQLSRNAKNEKKNAKPPKSAKALFKALRALTEQK
- a CDS encoding DMT family transporter; amino-acid sequence: MSFVQSKYIAVVALLTAVMFWASSFIALKIAMAVYDPTFVIFGRMILASLCFLFYIPKFRKQKIRKGDLKWLLFMGFCEPCMYFIFESNALVHTSASQAGMICATLPLLMAVSAHFILKEELSRRTIFGFILAVIGGIWLSVSSSSTESAPNPAYGNFLEFLAMCCTVGYMTTLKRLTASYSTLFLTSFQAFMGAIFYLPMIALPSTALPTVFDPLAVGSIFYLGIFITIGAYGLYNFGMSKLPASQTSAYVNLIPVFTLFFGWTILGETFTPLQLCAAALVMCGVMISQKK
- a CDS encoding 1,4-dihydroxy-6-naphthoate synthase, whose translation is MSKILKMGYSPCPNDTFIFHALASGAVAVDPFKLDITLADVEELNSHARAGHMDICKVSVHAAAHIMNDYVLLRAGGAMGRGVGPLLLTSAPCTIKDLDGKRVAIPGRNTTANLLFSLMCREAEIEVEVVEMVFDQIMPAIADNTVQAGVVIHEGRFTYQGLGLSKIVDLGKWWEDFSGLPIPLGAIAIKRSLGSETAALINAAIRKSITLSYVDTETAWSYIKENAQEMDDDVIKEHIDTFVTDYSMNVGDEGEQAVSRLLHEAALLDGIDLPELDIFITE
- the mqnE gene encoding aminofutalosine synthase MqnE, which translates into the protein MISKNYFQNAGLGSILDKVLAGERISIEDGHALFECADLTALGALASIVRRKMHGDKTFYVLNRHINYTNICVNGCLFCAYARKRGEEGSFQLSKEDILEKLHNAPVSPREIHVVGGCHPDIPLSFFEDTFATIKKEFPLGVIKSFTAVEIVHFAKLEGIPTIKVLERLRKAGSEMLTGGGAEIFAPETRNKICPKKIDAETWLRVHGEAHSLGYTTNCTMLFGHYESIADRLDHLDRLRKQQDETGGFNCFISLPFQTENSKLKIENPLTGIDELKTIAISRLMLDNIPHIKAYWVMLGVKQAQAALHFGADDFDGTVVEEKIGHMAGASSDQSLARVELEEMIRGCGFTPVERDAAFNEI
- the mqnC gene encoding cyclic dehypoxanthinyl futalosine synthase, with the protein product MTNLTQSPANVHDIAAKIQAGNRIDYDDALTLLEKADLFDLGSLAHAIRMEKHPDLNVTYVVDRNINYSNICECGCRFCAFYKAPGMDGGFVISREELGQKIQETLDLGGTQILMQGGHNPDLPLTFYEEMLAFIKYNYPVHIHAFSPPEIFYFSELEGISIKEVLKRLIKAGLASIPGGGAEILVDEVRSKIAPKKCSVAKWLEVMETAHNLGLRTTATMMFGHEETPEDRIKHLFALREVQDRTGGFTAFIPWTFQPDNTNIPDARKMTSVEYLRMLAVSRIVLDNFDNLQVSWVTMGPKISQLALFYGGNDFGSTMIEENVVKAAGVKFRLSEKEINNLISKAGFNPKQRLMDYTLVENYNG
- a CDS encoding menaquinone biosynthetic enzyme MqnA/MqnD family protein; translated protein: MDRVKVGRISYLNVLPIYYPLESGLIKNEFDFLYGPPAQLNKMMAEGLMHISSTSSIEYLRHAEQYKLLPDLAIGSRGPVQSVLLLSRKPVEELKGSKILVSAQTHSSAALLKILLTEYIPVHPEYETGKATETLESGERPEAILCIGDEALNLRKHKDYPYKFDLGEEWIKWTGLPCIFGVWVVRKDVCEQENVKKAINSIIKGKKWGQANIDRMSELTAEKSILTPEETSSYYDGLVFDLGKQEIAGLKTFAKYLYKTRQITKIPELEFADI
- a CDS encoding selenium metabolism-associated LysR family transcriptional regulator translates to MDLRRLEAFCKVYELKSFSKAGKDLFLSQPTISAHISTLEEELGVQLFDRMGRSIMATQAGEVLYRNARDIYDLIGKAQSEINILRDKVVGDLDIGGSTIPSHYLLPDILYSYCKKYPDVSVHLSVGDTNEILQKIRRGELIVGIVGATLDVPNLEFYPIMRDELVIVAPPVLVKNYDKIDDIQHLAELPWVMREGGSGTRKALERGLSELGTSVRDLNVTVWVESTQAVVQCVRAGLGVSVTSRLAAQPLIDSGELVHIKGLPLNLERSFYLAYLEGREFFPAVRYFIDHIKRSSFTI
- the rplQ gene encoding 50S ribosomal protein L17; this encodes MRHKKSGRKFNRSGSHRKAMLKNMVRSLLTYEHIRTTEPKAKELRSSCEKLITLALRNDLHSRRLAFKTLENHGLVQKLFDEIGPRYNGGGGGYTRIIKLAEPRKGDCAPMCIIELTKRAEEAPVKEAPVATEAPAEEAEA
- a CDS encoding DNA-directed RNA polymerase subunit alpha, with the protein product MLIQDGDKLINTRNWAELVKPEQLVRDPKSNELYGKFFCEPLERGFGTTIGNSLRRVLLSSMQGAAAVAVKIEGVQHEFTTIEGVMEDVTEIVLNIKQIRFAMTTDEPQFVTLSVNKQGAVTAADIQENQNVKVLNPEQIIATLSEKMEFEMTFEVRMGKGYVPADMHEGLINEIGHIILDSSFSPIRKVAYSVEQARVGQMTNYDKLVLEVYTDGSVTPEDAVAYSAKILKEQLSVFINFDELGSEQEESKESDLDLNPNLFKSIDELELSVRATNCLKAANIRIVGELVQRTEQAMLKTKNFGRKSLDEIRRVLDSMELKFGMGLEDFDKKHQEWLKRKEKNEA
- the rpsD gene encoding 30S ribosomal protein S4 — encoded protein: MARYTKAKCRLCRREGEKLFIKGDRCFTDKCSYERRPYAPGIAGRMRKKMSDYAIQLREKQKVRRMYGVLEGQFRSYFKRADGMKGVTGANLLMLLETRLDNTIYRLGFANSRDQARQLVRHGIFKKNGIRVNIPSMQVKPGDVIEVREEARKIPVIMEAQEVIARRGCPEWLQSDGAAFKGEVKAMPTREDIQFPINEQLIVELYSK
- the rpsK gene encoding 30S ribosomal protein S11, with the translated sequence MARPRRSGKKKEKKNVPVGIAHVKATFNNTIITFTDLNGNVISWATSGASGFKGSRKSTPFAAQVAAETAARKAQDQGMRTVGIFVKGPGSGREAAMRAIGNVGMKVNFIRDITPIPHNGCRPPKRRRV
- the rpsM gene encoding 30S ribosomal protein S13, yielding MARIAGVDLPKNKRLDIALTYIFGVGRTTALKVLDTVGIDWTIKTDDLSGDQVNTIRKELEDNYKVEGDLRRDQIADIKRLMDIGSYRGLRHRRGLPVRGQSSKTNARTRKGPRRSVMSRKKK